The nucleotide window TTCCGTACGGATTTGTGTCCGGTTTTTTATTCGCCAGAAGTGTTTTTTTGTATCAATCAAATTGAGAGTCATGCGGATTTTTTTCACGGGAGATTTAATGTGGATGGCCAGTTTATACTCCTCCGGATTTTCAAAAGAGTGTAGATATTGCCGCTTATCCAGACCAATCACGGCAGAAATAATGCCCATGATCGTTGGTGGCGGAGGAATTTCAAATGTAAGGGGTGATGTGGTTGTATAATATTTTTTAAAATGACCGTAATCACCCCGCAATTGAAAATGAAGCAGTTTTTCCATGATGTCACCTTCTATCAGAAGGACAGTTTTTCATACGATTCCAGTGACTCAAAAGAAACCGTTTCACCGTCGGACGTTACGGTTATTTTAGGATCCACAGCAATTTCTATTGTCTCAATTTTGTCACGGTGTTTTTCCAATTGTTTCCACAGTTCGGTCACATCAAGTGTATAGTCTTCCGGCCGGCGAATTTCTTCTTCCCTTCGGGAATTCTTCGGTATTAAACGGACCATGTTGTCCAGGTCTCCGATATAAAAATTGGGTTCAGCGTATTTTACTATCAGTAACAGGCGGGGCATTTGACCGAATTTACTCCGGCTGATCAAATCTTTTGTCCCTTTCCAGAGTGCCTCTTTCAGCAGATCAACATCTTCATTTGTCAACCGGGTGTGTTTGCCTGCATTTTCATTGATGATTCCGTGAAAACCAATCAGGGAATAGGGTAAAACATATTCTTCACGGAATGTTTTCTGTTTTGCTTTTTCTTTACCTGCAAAGGCACCCGTTCCTTTAATCAGCACTGTTTTTACAGCATGAAGACTTTTCCCCATTTTAAACTGGACAGGGCCGGTCAGAGTAATACTATCTTTATCCAGGGGAATGGTGGCACCGAAAAGGCGCACATCAATACATGATTCCAAGACATTTTCAAGAATCTCTTTTTTGGTCTTTCCAAAGTCTTTTGCCCGGGTTTTACCGTCCTGAATCGTCCCATCCTCAAAGACAATTTCCTGGACAAAAATATTCTGGTTTTTATAATCCTTCAGATAATCGCGGATTGTCCTTTTCAGACGAACATCCGTCACAAGATTCCGGCCGTTTTCTTCGTCGATGCGGGGCTTGTTTTCATCATTGGGATCGCCGTTGGGATTATTATTCTCCACGTCATACAAAAAGAGAATTTCCCGTCGTTGTGTGATTTCACTCATTGTTATCTTCCTCCCTTATACTTTGAATTTTAAAATAAGAACTCAGGTTCATTCCCAGGACAAACAAAAAGTTGAGTTCATCCTGGGGGATACGCCATCCGGAATAGTGGCCTGCTTCCAATAATGTTTTGGATATATAGGTTTCCAGCGGACCATAGTAGTTTTTTTTGTACTGTTCCAGCTTTTCAATGATCTCGGGGAATAGCCCGATTACATCAAAGGCATTCATTTTCAGTCCCTTTAATTTCGATCTGAAGGGTGTGGCTCCATCTTTTTCCCGGCTTTGAATATTTAAAAGGAACCGTGTGAGTACCCCCAATAAAAACGTTGCCCGGCGAGCCGGATCGGGAAAGAAATTTTTAAACCTGGTAAAGAATTCATCCAGCTTTTCCGGAAATTCTTCCTTCGTTTGAATATCCGGAAAATTCATTGTCTTATCCATTATCATTACCTCCGCTTGTTTATCAAAAAGGTTTAAAACCGTCAGGTATAAAAGAAGCATAAAACCTTTCATCACAGAAAACTTTTCAGGACTTGCAAAATTCTGCCTGAGGTCGGAGTTGACAAATTCTGAACGGACTTTCTGCATGATTTTATTCAGGATCAGTAATTGATCAATCTTTCTTCCCTGGAATATTTTCTGGGTTATTTCCAGGAAGGATTTATCCTTTTCCATGTTGTCCGGTTTTGGAAAAAAGGTTCTCAAAATACCAAAATCAAAGGATACCAGTGGCTTCCCATCTTTTCTGGTCCACTGATTAAATATTTCCAGGGAATCCACCTGCGATTTGGCCTTTATTAGCCTGGCAATCCGTGAGGGTAAAACATCTTCGATCAGCAGGAGAATTCTCAAGACATCCTTCTGTGGTCGGGAATAAAAAAACAGATCAAAGGTTAAATTATCGTTAAGCTCTTTGATATAATTAAATAAGTCGTGTTCATCCCGGGTGATTCGGTGAATGTCTTTTTCTTTGAAACTCTGCTCCTTATACGTTTCCAGAGCCTTAAGGATTGATGGATACTCCGATGGATTATTCATTTTAGGAATCAGGTAATATCTATGACCGTAAAATGTAAAATCCAAGTGGTCACAGATATAGGCAAAGCCCCCTCGCACATCAAAGGCACAGGATCTGCAGACGGGATAATTTTTCCAGGCATTTTTGTAGTCAAAGCCTCCTGTTATCATTCCTTGCTTGTCCAGGTTGTAAAATTTTAAATCCGTAAAAAAGCCGAAGACTTCAGCAGCATTTTCTCCGCAAATCGCACAGACTTTATGTTTTTCTAAGGAATAGGTCTTTGCAGTTTGAGAATACCTGAATTTTTTTAACGTAGAATCCAGGAGAAAATCCTGAAAAAAAGAGAAATCGCCCAAAAATTTCACGGTTGAATCATTTTCAACAAAAACCGGTGTAAGTACAGCGCCTTTGCCATCCTGAATTTCATCAAGATTGGCCTGGATATCCTGAAAGATTGATTCCTCCTGATTCTTTGTCGCCTCATACAGTTCCCGGATCATTCGCCGGGATATTTCATCAAAGGTATCATAATTTTGGTTGGTCTTAAACCATGCGACATACTTATTGGGAAACGTCTTTTTAAGTTTTGTCATTTTACAGGTAGGTGTTAAATCCTGTCCGTTTGATGACCCTCTTTTATAGAGAATATTAAACTTCATCCGGGATGTGAGAGGTTGATACCGTACGTCCTTGTATTGCCAGGTTTTTTCCCTTTTCTCATATCGGATCATGATAAGATGGGGATATTTTCCCTTGTCCAGGGCATCTTCAACCAGGAGCTCAAGAGAATTTTGTTGTGTTTGTCGGGCAGCCAGGCTTTTCCCGATTTCTTTCATGGCATGTATCATTCTTTCTTCTCCATCTGTAGATGTTGACATACCTTCCGTTTAAGCATTGTATGCATGATTCTGCTGGTTTTTGCTCCCTGCTAACGGTTTAAATCCGCATCCACGGCACCAAATCCCCGTGCCACCTGTTTACCAATACCCAGGCCGGGTGGAATGTAGAAATTGGTTTTAAATGTTCCTGTGAATGTTATGACATGCTTTTCTTTAAACACGGACTGACCCTTAATAAACATCCCATGGACCCGGATCTTTTCCGGATTCTCAAGCCAGAGATTAAAGCCATGAGCCAGGGCCCGGAGATTTCCCCATAAAATTCGCTCAAGAAATGGATGCCAGTCTTCGACATGCCGTTTGAGTATTTTGTAGTAATTTTTCTGATTCAGGGCCATCCAGGGGGTGACAAAGCGGTAGGCATAGACTTCCGGGGCCATTCCCACACGGGATTGGTAAATCTGGATCTCTTTTTCCGGAAGATTCCTCAGTTTATGGCCGATTTTAACCTTATCCACCTGTTGAAAAATCTCTTTCAGGATAGCAGCCCCAATGCTATGTCCAACAATATTCAACGCCCCATCGAGGAATTTGTACTGGATTTCCGGGTAGACATACCGGTAATTACCGGTGGGCGTATGATTATGGATCGGGGTATAGGCAGGAAAAACATGGGATAAATAAGCCCGGATTCTTGGAATATCTTCAGGGACAAAAAAACCTTTGGGATATTGCAGACGCACCAGGAGAATCTTAGTATAATTCATTCAAAACTCCGTAGGATCATAATTAATCATCAAATATATCTGACATAATTTTTAAAGGACAGCGGCACATTATAGATAAACCTCGTGATGCAATTAACGGATTTTGTTTTTGAGAATCAAGTTTTTTCATATTTCGCTTCCTTTTTTTGGAAATATGAAACACTTCAGATAAAAAAGCTCAGTTTGTCAGCTAAAAATTAAAACTTACAAATG belongs to Candidatus Neomarinimicrobiota bacterium and includes:
- the cas7b gene encoding type I-B CRISPR-associated protein Cas7/Csh2, whose protein sequence is MSEITQRREILFLYDVENNNPNGDPNDENKPRIDEENGRNLVTDVRLKRTIRDYLKDYKNQNIFVQEIVFEDGTIQDGKTRAKDFGKTKKEILENVLESCIDVRLFGATIPLDKDSITLTGPVQFKMGKSLHAVKTVLIKGTGAFAGKEKAKQKTFREEYVLPYSLIGFHGIINENAGKHTRLTNEDVDLLKEALWKGTKDLISRSKFGQMPRLLLIVKYAEPNFYIGDLDNMVRLIPKNSRREEEIRRPEDYTLDVTELWKQLEKHRDKIETIEIAVDPKITVTSDGETVSFESLESYEKLSF
- a CDS encoding TIGR02556 family CRISPR-associated protein; amino-acid sequence: MSTSTDGEERMIHAMKEIGKSLAARQTQQNSLELLVEDALDKGKYPHLIMIRYEKREKTWQYKDVRYQPLTSRMKFNILYKRGSSNGQDLTPTCKMTKLKKTFPNKYVAWFKTNQNYDTFDEISRRMIRELYEATKNQEESIFQDIQANLDEIQDGKGAVLTPVFVENDSTVKFLGDFSFFQDFLLDSTLKKFRYSQTAKTYSLEKHKVCAICGENAAEVFGFFTDLKFYNLDKQGMITGGFDYKNAWKNYPVCRSCAFDVRGGFAYICDHLDFTFYGHRYYLIPKMNNPSEYPSILKALETYKEQSFKEKDIHRITRDEHDLFNYIKELNDNLTFDLFFYSRPQKDVLRILLLIEDVLPSRIARLIKAKSQVDSLEIFNQWTRKDGKPLVSFDFGILRTFFPKPDNMEKDKSFLEITQKIFQGRKIDQLLILNKIMQKVRSEFVNSDLRQNFASPEKFSVMKGFMLLLYLTVLNLFDKQAEVMIMDKTMNFPDIQTKEEFPEKLDEFFTRFKNFFPDPARRATFLLGVLTRFLLNIQSREKDGATPFRSKLKGLKMNAFDVIGLFPEIIEKLEQYKKNYYGPLETYISKTLLEAGHYSGWRIPQDELNFLFVLGMNLSSYFKIQSIREEDNNE